The Colius striatus isolate bColStr4 chromosome 24, bColStr4.1.hap1, whole genome shotgun sequence genome includes a window with the following:
- the EIF3I gene encoding eukaryotic translation initiation factor 3 subunit I: MATGHAFPSRPCPRKRFPARASRLGAAAMKPILLQGHERSITQIKYNREGDLLFTVAKDPIVNVWYSVNGERLGTYNGHTGAVWCVDADWDTRHVLTGSADNSCRLWDCETGKQLALVKTSSAVRTCGFDFGGNIIMFSTDKQMGYQCFVSFFDLRDSSQIENNEPYMKIPCSDSKITSAVWGPLGEFIIAGHESGELNQFSAKSGEQLSNIKEHTKQINDIQTSRDMTMFITASKDNTAKLFDCTTLEHLKTFRTERPVNSAALSPIFDHVVLGGGQEAMDVTTTSTRIGKFEARFFHLAFEEEFGRVKGHFGPINSVAFHPDGKSYSSGGEDGYVRIHYFDPQYFEFEFEA; this comes from the exons ATGGCGACGGGACACGCATTTCCGTCCCGCCCCTGCCCTCGGAAGCGATTCCCCGCCCGTGCCTCTCGCCTCGGCGCCGCCGCCATG AAGCCCATCCTGCTGCAGGGCCACGAGCGATCCATCACGCAGATCAAGTACAACCGGGAAGGGGATCTGCTGTTCACCGTGGCGAAGGATCCC ATCGTTAACGTGTGGTATTCGGTGAACGGGGAGCGGCTGGGCACCTACAACGGCCACACAGGAGCCGTGTGGTGTGTGGACGCGGACT GGGACACACGGCATGTGCTCACCGGCTCTGCGGATAACAGCTGTCGGCTCTGGGACTGTGAGACAG gaaagcagctcGCCCTGGTGAAGACCAGCTCAGCAGTGAGGACGTGTGGCTTCGACTTTGGGGGAAACATCATCATGTTTTCCACAGACAAGCAGATGGGATATCAGTGCTTTGTCAGCTTCTTTGACCTCCGGGACTCCAGCCAGATCG AGAACAACGAGCCTTACATGAAAATCCCCTGCAGTGACTCCAAAATCACTAGTGCCGTGTGGGGCCCTCTGGGAGAGTTCATCATCGCTGGCCACGAGAGCGGAGAGCTGAACCAGTTCAGTGCCAAG TCAGGGGAGCAGCTTTCAAACATCAAGGAGCACACCAAGCAAATCAACGACATCCAGACCTCCAGGGACATGACTATGTTCATCACAGCCTCCAAGGACAACACAGCCAAG CTGTTTGACTGCACGACCCTGGAGCACCTGAAGACGTTCCGGACGGAGCGGCCGGTGAACTCCGCGGCGCTCTCCCCCATCTTTGACCAC GTCGTGCTTGGTGGTGGGCAGGAGGCCATGGATGTGACCACCACCTCCACCAGGATTGGCAAATTTGAGGCCAG gTTCTTCCACTTGGCTTTTGAAGAAGAGTTTGGCAGAGTGAAGGGTCACTTTGGGCCCATAAACAGCGTCGCTTTTCACCCTGATGGGAAGAG CTACAGCAGTGGGGGTGAGGATGGCTACGTCCGCATCCATTACTTCGACCCACAGTACTTCGAGTTCGAATTTGAAGCCTGA
- the TMEM234 gene encoding transmembrane protein 234, whose translation MAAAGQAVALGLVAVLWGCSGPFLRRGAAGLDEALEELRGRGHLRQLMAQIRFLSLNYKYMVPFLLNQGGSLIFYLTLASTDLSLAVPLCNSLALIVTLLTGRILGEDIGGKRAVAGMLLTSLGVTLCVAAS comes from the exons ATGGCGGCAGCGG GACAGGCCGTGGCACTGGGGCTGGTGGccgtgctgtggggctgcagcgGCCCGTTCCTGCGCAGAGGGGCCGCGGGGCTGGACGAGGCGCTGGAGGagctgcggggccgggggcacCTGCGGCAGCTGATGGCCCAGATCCGCTTCCTGAGCCTCAACTACAAG TACATGGTGCCATTTCTGCTCAATCAAGGTGGATCTCTCATCTTCTACCTCACTTTGGCATCCACAG ACCTGTCCCTGGCAGTGCCTCTCTGTAACTCCCTGGCTTTGATAGTCACGCTGCTGACCGGGAGGATCCTGGGAGAGGACATCGGTGGTAAAA gggctgtggcagggatgCTGCTCACCAGCCTGGGGGTCACGCTCTGCGTCGCTGCTTCGTGA
- the FAM167B gene encoding protein FAM167B: MPLGQLKFQELGAEEPSWEEEEEESLASVKALTAKLKLQTRRPSYLEWEARVRGQPWGSRTPGGTRGAEQGPGHPEDERDGGICGFATMEAALEWLRTELRQMQSADQRLAQRLMRLRAQLQRLKVEQVCHQHKEMLDAATFGLEGCEEDSDLLCNIPPRAAFLLSTPLKHIGVTRMNINSRRFSLC, encoded by the exons ATGCCCTTGGGACAGCTGAAGTTCCAGGAGCTGGGAGCGGAGGAGCCctcctgggaggaggaggaggaggagagcctGGCCAGCGTGAAGGCGCTGACGGCCAAGCTGAAGCTGCAGACGCGGAGACCTTCCTACCTGGAGTGGGAAGCCCGGGTCCgggggcagccctggggcagccgCACCCCCGGGGGGACCCGgggggcagagcagggccctGGGCACCCCGAGGATGAGCGGGATGGTGGCATCTGTGGCTTCGCCACCATGGAGGCGGCTCTGGAGTGGCTGAGGACGGAGCTG AGGCAGATGCAGAGTGCAGACCAGCGCCTGGCACAGCGGCTGATGCGCCTGCGGGCTCAGCTGCAGCGGCTGAAAGTGGAGCAGGTCTGTCACCAGCACAAGGAGATGCTGGACGCCGCCACCTTCGGCCTCGAGGGCTGCGAGGAAGACTCGGACCTGCTCTGCAACATCCCCCCCAGGGCCGCCTTCCTGCTCTCCACCCCGCTCAAGCACATCGGCGTCACCCGCATGAACATCAATTCCCGGCGCTTCTCGCTCTGCTGA